In a single window of the Elaeis guineensis isolate ETL-2024a chromosome 4, EG11, whole genome shotgun sequence genome:
- the LOC140857477 gene encoding uncharacterized protein, with protein MEQRGNLSPNPNANPNPPNQEPVAPPAAEAVAAEAPPAKKRKLEDGGFQNTPYFKIRCMVRDLRPLFLELLRTPDFRNSKAAHDIRNQMKIMLELLKQLNTDIPEEEKQAAQNQSGEAPNVSDNIMAQKKVQGAKATDVTEFAKQLEEVVQETYMIGGSPVGWNFLVYPGSKPLYYGVTKASVLSRQVAK; from the exons ATGGAACAACGCGGCAATCTCTCTCCAAATCCAAACGCCAACCCAAACCCTCCGAACCAGGAACCCGTAGCGCCACCGGCGGCGGAGGCGGTGGCTGCGGAGGCTCCTCCAGCAAAGAAGAGGAAGCTGGAGGATGGGGGGTTCCAGAACACCCCCTACTTCAAGATTCGCTGCATGGTCCGAGATCTTCGCCCTCTGTTCCTCGAG cttcTCCGGACCCCAGACTTCAGGAACAGCAAAGCGGCTCATGACATTCGAAACC AGATGAAGATTATGTTGGAATTGTTAAAGCAACTGAATACTGATATACCAGAGGAAGAAAAGCAGGCAGCACAAAATCAATCCGGTGAGGCACCTAATGTATCAGATAATATCATGGCGCAGAAAAAGGTTCAAGGAGCAAAGGCCACAGACGTAACAGAATTTGCAAAGCAACTGGAAGAAGTGGTTCAGGAGACTTACATGATTGGTGGATCTCCAGTTGGTTGGAACTTTCTTGTTTACCCTGGAAGCAAACCACTTTATTATGGTGTAACAAAAGCCAGTGTTCTGTCACGTCAAGTTGCCAAGTAG